The DNA sequence AAATAGCTCCCTGGActgtctgcattgaccctttttgcactaactttttACACTTtcatatacactgctgctacagtttactatctgtcactttattcctagttatatgtataCAGTATCTACATACGCTATCTACCTCcatgacctcgtacccctgcacaccgactcggtactggtaccccttgtatatagccaagttataattactcattgtgtatctacTATTACTTTTGTTATTATGCattttacttttttattatttctctattttctttctctctgcattgttgggaagggcctgtaagtaagcatttcactgttagtccacacctgttgttttcaaAGCAAGTGaggaatacaatttgatttgatctgcctGGGTGAAATGTAAAATGAGGTGTGTTTGATTGAGTTTGGAGGATTTTCCAGGTGGTTCCGTTGTGCCACTCAAACTAAATCAAGCACAGAATCCAGGTTAGCTGTGCTGCTACGCTGTTCTGGGTCTTTTCTAGAGCTAGTTGAAGTAATTAGCCACAGCTATAAGATCAGAATACATAAAGGTTACACCAAATATCTCACCCTGCTGATTGAGCCTGCCAATCAATATTTGTTTAGTCCaatgcttgacttgggcaggagctcaccggaaCTGAGTACCAGCACctaaaatgttctactgcttcagTGTCTGCACCTCTGATATAATATTGGCTTAAAACTATTGCAGAGTTCCTGCACATAAATATAAACAGAAACGGCACACAAAATGAGTACTGGCACCAATTTcaatccaagtcaagcactggtttGCTCAATTGAACTGAAATTACAAATGCATGCCATATCAGTGTTTATTGTTCAGTGCTACCTACCCTCTGCAAGACATAAAAATAAAATCTTTGACCATATGATTGATAGAAGGCAGGGAGGGAGCTCCAGCTGTGCATAATTGGATCTAATTACTCCCTCTCTATTGTAGTTTCTTCACCACCCTCACTTCCTCTCATACCCAAGGATTAACAACCCTTTCAATCTGATAGTGAATTTAGTAAATCCTTTATAAACCAACTtcgtaaaaaaaaacactatatCCAGTTTGATTCATTACGTTTATGTCATTTATGGGGGTTAGAATATCCAGATATCCATCATTTCCATCATAACAACCTATTATTTTACTGTCAATGGTAATGTGATGACGTCGAATCAAAGATGATGGGGAGGATGAAGAAAACAGACAAACCAACCACTAGGAAAAGGGAATGGGTGTTAAAACCTCGCGAGAATATTAGCTTATTGGAGGAGTAAGCACACTGCAAGATTGGAGTTGCAAGAAAAGACATCTCCAAAAAGTACTAAAGATGTCTGGACGGTCAGGTCGCGCGGAGACACGAAGTCGTGCTAAAGATGATATTAAAAAGGTGCTGGCAGCAATTGAAAAAGTGCGTAAATGGTAAGTAAAACCGCGGGGATTATGTAAATTAAATGTAAACATCTGCAACGCCACACAACAAACTTCACACGGAAAATATTAGAAGGGTTGGCGAGTGACTGAAACAACAGCCAATGGAGAGACGAAGCTGCCGAAGCCCGGCAATTCTATGGGCAGGACTAACGGAATTGTTCAGTCTGTCAAAATGGCTACACTTGTCCACATGTTGTTACAACGTTACGCATTCTGATATAAGTGTGACCCACATTGAAAATATCCGTTGTCCATCGGAGCAGTTTCCCTCGGCGAGGTTCAGGAATATTAGGCAAAAAAAATGCACTTGAACATAGGCTATTTACATAGCCTAGCTCTGTGCATAGCCACCAGTAAATGAGCAGCATCTTTGGTTCATGCTTTTATTACTGAATGTAGTAAatctattctctgttctattacATTTCATTTTCAGGGAGAAGAAGTGGGTAACTGTGGGAGACACATCCCTACGCATATTCAAGTGGGTGCCTGTGACAGACACTAAACAGGTTTGGTATCTAATAATAGATGACTGCATCAGACCATCCTATGGTTCATGAATCTAATGAGTTTGTGTACAGAACAACCTTATCACTctgcctctttttttctctttcagATATACCGGAGCAAATCCATAACTGGAGAGGTTCGAGGTCTAAAAGATGTGGTGTTGGAAAACACCAGCTCTACCATGGATTTCCTAGGTAaggcactgactgactgtgagaAGCACAAGCAGTTTGGAGCAGGTTTTAAATAACTGCAATACTCTAGATAACAGGGTTGGGGGCAATTCTATGGAAATTCACTGAATGCAGATAAAAACTTTTACATACTTTTTAATTGGAATTTAAATTGTCCTCCTCAATTGAAAATTATATTGGTCTGAAACCGTTCAAGACTGCTCCTGTTCTTTTCACCGCAGATGAATGCAGCAACCAGAGTTTCCTGTCAGATGTCTACCAGCCCAAAATGGACAGCAGCAGCTCAAGCTCCCAGCATGCCAGTGAGGCAGTCAGTCCTCTTCCTCACACCACAACACTCCGCACGGCCGAAGATGCTCAACCACCCATGCTGGGCCAGGAGAGTGTGGACGGTACAGTTAGTTTAGCATACTACACCATCGCACTGCACAGTGCACCCATGTAGGGCCAGGAGCTTTTCCAGACCCTGTAacctgactaggaaaaactctgggccctagctATTATGTCACTCTTGTAACTGAGGTATAATATATTGGCTATATTACAGTTAATATCTCAATAACTTTTAAGTTTCACTCAGTCTTTCACTCTATATGCAGAGCCATCCCAGCCAGCACATGAAGTTGCTGATGAGCCTCCCACATTGATCAAGGAAGACCTGGTTTTGCCCCTTGGTGTTCGAGTAAGAGTTCCATGCACAGAGGTAAGTCATTTTCTGTAGTAATAAAGGATATGACCATTTTTATGGTGTTAAAAAAAATTGCTGCAGAAAAGTTGTGATTGGTAATTGCTTAAGCTCTTAATAATAACATTAAAGAAATCACCACAATCAATTTATTTAAATATCAACATTtccaacaggaagaagaggaggaatcaGGAGCCCCTCCACTGAAGAAAATTTGCACTGAAAAAAAGTCTGTACTGAGATAACTAGTTGATTGGATGGACATGCATGCAACCCATGCACTCTATTGAAGGATTCAAATGGGACATACGAGTAACTGcccaaataatggaaacacttgagtaaatgagggatacaaagtatatcgAAAGCAGGTGTTTCCAcccaggtgtggttcctgagttaattaagaaaTTAACATCCCATGTGCTTAAGGTCGTGTATAAAAATGCCGGGCAGGCCATTATtatggccattattttggctaccatggatatgtttttaaaaaaacgtAGTAtgacaaaacaccaaattatgccATTTCTTATGAAAGAATGGTGTCGCCTTCCTCCAATAGATTTCCAGACACTTATATAATCTATGCCCAAgttgcattgaagctgttctggctcgtggtggcccaatgccctattaagacactttatgttggtgtttcctttattttggcagttatccCTACATACATTATTATAAAATATGCATTTCCGTTAATCAAGTCACTACAAAtggaatacatttaaaaaagaaagTTGAAGTTATTATtttaagttgtttttttaaatacaattttaCTTTCTCAGCTTTGAAAGTAATTTTAAGCCGTTTAATGTGTTACACTGTACATAGTCGTGCTCAAAAAAGTGCCTATCGCTCtgaaatatacactatatatttattttctgtcAGACAAGTGTCTCATATGTTATGCTATTCCTAGAAATTGCACAGATCTAAATAATTATGGCCCCTATTCAATCAAATGGGTTTGTTAATTCTGAGGGATGAAGTTGATCATATCTTAATTAACATTCTGTTGAGTTTCTTTTGTTTCACACTGTTAGCGCTGTTTTGTTAAATACATTTATCCAAGCAGCACAGGAAGTATGAGGGGAAACTTGTTCCGGTCACTGGATTTTATTGAATATGGGCTGAagtttttggaatatttttttacatttgtactTCGCTTTGCAAATAAGATTAGACAACTGTTTGTCATGTCTATCCTTTTTGATATGCTCTTATCTTGCTTCTTACATTTTCATAGGGCATTGGATGTGACTGGTATAGCATGAGTTTGAATGTTGAATGAGGTTGAAAAGTAGTTAAAGACCTTGTATTGTAATTCAGAGATCATTTCTTATGGTCAGGTGGGTCATGCTCTCAAGTGTTTATTTTCTGCTGCAAAAGTGATGCACATGCTGGAATATACCCTGCTCCATAGTAAAATATGGTTGATATTGTGTCTTCTTTTTGCAGTGTTTTGCATCTTTTGACTCCCACACTCTCAAATAATTGTCCAAAATGTTTTTCACCATATAGGATGACCACTTGACTTGGTTGCATTTTATCTTTCATGGAAATGATCAGATTGCAAATCCATGGCCTTGGGCCCTCAATTTATACATAGAAAGCTTGGGCCGTGACTGGCCATTCGTCGCCAGTCTTGGCACTGTGGGTTTTTTAAGCAGTCCATTAAATAAAATCATGACACTTGATAGAGATGCTAGAATTATTCTTGATTGAACGTTAAAATCCATGGGAAGTAAGTAACTCATCACTATAGGACAGTGGTTCCTCAACTTTTTATAGagccgtaccccttcaaacattcaacctccagctgcataccccctctagcaccagggtcagggcactctcaaatattgttttttgccatcattgtaagccagccacacacactatacgatacatttgattaaacataagaatgactgagtatttgtcacaacctggcttgtgagaagtgacaaagagctcttataggaccagggcacaaataataataatcaataatttagcTCTTTACTTAGCCATCTTACATGTAAAAACCGTATTTGTTcctcaaaaattgtgaataactcacaacaggttaatgagaagggtgtgctttaAAGAATGCACAaaactgcaatgttgggttgtattggagagagttggctgagaatccactctcacataggtaggtggatgcaaagggcatcagtgtcttaacagtgcgatttgccaagACAGGatagcgcagcccaatccagaaatctggcagcagtttctgattaaattaaattttcacagaaccgctcgttgcaattttgatgaggctgtctcgttcagatatcagtaagtggactggaggcagggcatgaaaggtaTAATGAAtctagttgtttgtgtcgtccttTTCGGGAAAGTACATGCGTAATTGCGCACCGAAATAAGCACTCAGGTGCTtccctatatcacatttgacattgtccgtaagcttgagttaatttgcacacctaaaatcatacaatgatgtatAATGACAAAATCATacaacctgtgtgttgtccttgttgatgcagacagagaagagctccaacttcttaatcatagcctcaattttgtcccgcacattgaatatacactgctcaaaaaaataaagggaacactaaaacaacacatcctagatctgaatgaatgaaatattcttattaaatacttttttctttacatagttgaatgtgctgacaacaaaatcacacaaaaatgatcaatggaaatcaaatttatcaacccatggaggtctggatttggagtcacactcaaagttaagtggaaaaccacactacaggctgatccaacttt is a window from the Oncorhynchus tshawytscha isolate Ot180627B linkage group LG14, Otsh_v2.0, whole genome shotgun sequence genome containing:
- the LOC112266902 gene encoding B-cell CLL/lymphoma 7 protein family member B-B codes for the protein MSGRSGRAETRSRAKDDIKKVLAAIEKVRKWEKKWVTVGDTSLRIFKWVPVTDTKQIYRSKSITGEVRGLKDVVLENTSSTMDFLDECSNQSFLSDVYQPKMDSSSSSSQHASEAVSPLPHTTTLRTAEDAQPPMLGQESVDEPSQPAHEVADEPPTLIKEDLVLPLGVRVRVPCTEEEEEESGAPPLKKICTEKKSVLR